In Nonomuraea muscovyensis, one genomic interval encodes:
- a CDS encoding TetR/AcrR family transcriptional regulator, which translates to MTTADDTRSRILAAARELFAERGYAGTSLADIAAAVGLTKTAVAYHFHPKDKLAAELIAPAAEDMLALLGSDPAGRPAFVEALVGFTVRHRAVMRLLMEDISGADHAPPGSTGEAIRTFRNELFAKLAGPDPDAETRLRSWAVLGALQGAIVQTMDLPEKQVHDTLLRAALAI; encoded by the coding sequence ATGACCACAGCCGACGACACGCGCAGCCGCATCCTGGCCGCCGCCCGCGAGCTGTTCGCCGAACGCGGCTACGCGGGCACCTCGCTGGCCGACATCGCGGCGGCCGTGGGGCTGACCAAGACGGCGGTGGCCTATCACTTCCACCCCAAGGACAAGCTGGCCGCCGAACTGATCGCCCCCGCCGCCGAGGACATGCTCGCCCTGCTCGGGTCCGACCCGGCCGGCCGGCCGGCGTTCGTCGAGGCGCTGGTCGGCTTCACCGTGCGGCACCGGGCGGTGATGCGGCTGCTCATGGAGGACATCAGCGGCGCCGACCACGCCCCGCCGGGCTCGACCGGCGAGGCCATCAGGACGTTCAGGAACGAGCTGTTCGCCAAACTCGCGGGCCCGGACCCCGACGCCGAGACCCGGCTGCGCAGCTGGGCCGTGCTCGGCGCACTCCAGGGCGCCATCGTGCAGACCATGGACCTGCCGGAGAAGCAGGTCCACGACACCCTCCTCCGAGCCGCCCTGGCGATCTGA
- a CDS encoding RNA-guided endonuclease InsQ/TnpB family protein: MADLARKIRNRRQDFAARTAHVLAVDFELIVFEALAVRNMTAGVEPRPDPGRPGVFLVNGAVSKSGLNRAILDKGWHRIELATRSRARHTGTHVITVNPAYTSQRCNVCTVVDRKSRESQAVFRCTSCGHIEHADVNAAKNILTAGRAEHAQAGPAVRVGARKPRNRVGRKANRQATAAQATAQTEPELAGIPRL, encoded by the coding sequence GTGGCCGACCTGGCGCGGAAGATCCGCAACCGCCGACAGGACTTCGCCGCCAGGACCGCTCATGTCCTGGCGGTGGACTTCGAGTTGATCGTGTTCGAGGCCCTGGCGGTCAGGAACATGACCGCTGGAGTCGAGCCCAGGCCGGATCCCGGACGGCCGGGCGTGTTCCTTGTCAATGGGGCGGTGAGCAAGTCCGGCCTGAACCGCGCCATTCTGGACAAGGGCTGGCATCGGATCGAGCTGGCCACCCGCAGCAGGGCCCGGCATACGGGTACCCATGTGATCACTGTGAATCCGGCGTACACCAGTCAACGGTGCAACGTGTGCACGGTGGTGGATCGGAAGTCCCGCGAGAGCCAAGCGGTCTTCCGGTGTACCTCGTGCGGACACATCGAGCACGCCGACGTGAACGCTGCCAAGAACATCCTCACCGCCGGGAGGGCGGAGCACGCACAAGCCGGACCGGCTGTGCGGGTTGGGGCGCGCAAACCACGCAACCGCGTGGGCCGGAAGGCGAACCGCCAAGCAACAGCAGCCCAGGCCACCGCGCAGACGGAACCTGAGCTGGCTGGAATCCCCCGACTTTAG
- a CDS encoding serine/threonine-protein kinase, translating into MAHPLRTGDPRRLGAYELSGRLGEGGQGVVYLGTRDEDTYAVKLLHGPVGDERAAFLREVELAKQVARFCTAQVVEAGFDDGRAYIVSEYVDGPSLARDVAQTGPRTGAALERLAVGTATALAAIHRAGIVHRDFKPQNVLLGADGPRVIDFGLARALDAAATVSGRGVGTPAYMAPEQITASAVTGAADVFSWGATLCFAANASAPFGQDSVAPVLHRILTAPPDLGRLEGRLREIVAGCLDKDARNRPSSRELLLELLGGGDGVPAEVLRSPPPHILRVEPPAAVPAAGPVAGSVPGSVSGSAVGSAVGFVACAGAGSGGASAVPVAEPEATGTPGGYHLPAAASGAGPVSSDGPDAWRAAGPGASRGVTSVPGGGAGSGVTSVPGGGSGSGVTSVPGSGSGSGGGAGSDVTPVPGGETGSRVAFAQGAGPEERRGAVALRIMGNVPDDPEQTRRTGRAANRAGLAASAALLVSAAVLVSVVVPGLRKDEPSQAAAVPTVVTVGPADAEPEPERSDGIATQENREAPEAERSSDPPARTSVGVRVPALEGLDRAAATAALKRAGLVAGAVTQVGSRQRVGRVLDSRPAAGASVARGSAVTLRVSAGLAVPAVAGLQRAAAESALRAAGLAVGGVGTTCSAKPDGQVLSSKPGAGTRVSGGAKVALVVSRHGAIVPAVVGRLGPAARAALRAAGFTVTMQRRVVAEDAQVGTVLAQSVAAGACAAPGGGVVITVGVAGQSEPDPTEPSEPPVTETPQPTPTEP; encoded by the coding sequence ATGGCGCACCCGCTCAGAACGGGGGACCCGCGGCGACTCGGGGCGTACGAGCTGTCAGGGCGCCTGGGCGAGGGCGGTCAGGGCGTGGTGTACCTCGGGACCAGGGACGAGGACACCTACGCGGTCAAGCTGCTGCACGGTCCCGTGGGGGACGAGCGGGCGGCGTTCCTGCGCGAGGTGGAGCTGGCCAAGCAGGTGGCCAGGTTCTGCACCGCGCAGGTGGTGGAGGCCGGGTTCGACGACGGCCGGGCCTACATCGTGAGCGAGTACGTCGACGGGCCGTCGCTGGCGCGCGACGTCGCGCAGACCGGGCCGCGGACGGGAGCCGCGCTGGAACGGCTCGCCGTCGGCACCGCGACGGCGCTCGCCGCGATCCACCGGGCGGGCATCGTGCACCGCGACTTCAAACCGCAGAACGTGCTGCTCGGCGCCGACGGGCCGCGCGTCATCGACTTCGGGCTGGCCCGGGCGCTCGACGCGGCGGCGACCGTCAGCGGCAGGGGAGTGGGCACGCCCGCGTACATGGCGCCCGAGCAGATCACCGCCTCGGCGGTCACCGGGGCGGCCGACGTGTTCTCGTGGGGTGCCACCCTGTGCTTCGCGGCCAACGCCTCCGCGCCGTTCGGGCAGGACTCGGTGGCGCCGGTGCTGCACCGCATCCTCACCGCGCCGCCCGATCTGGGGCGCCTGGAGGGGCGGTTACGGGAGATCGTCGCGGGGTGCCTGGACAAGGACGCCCGCAACCGGCCGAGCAGCAGGGAACTGCTGCTGGAGTTGCTGGGCGGGGGCGACGGGGTGCCGGCGGAGGTGCTGCGTTCACCTCCGCCCCACATCCTGCGCGTGGAGCCGCCGGCGGCGGTCCCCGCGGCCGGTCCTGTGGCCGGTTCTGTGCCTGGTTCTGTGTCTGGTTCCGCGGTCGGTTCCGCGGTCGGATTCGTGGCCTGTGCCGGGGCCGGTTCGGGGGGAGCCTCCGCCGTGCCCGTCGCGGAGCCGGAGGCGACCGGCACGCCCGGCGGCTACCACCTGCCGGCCGCGGCCTCCGGGGCCGGTCCCGTGTCGTCGGACGGGCCGGACGCCTGGAGAGCGGCGGGCCCGGGAGCGAGCCGGGGTGTCACGTCCGTGCCCGGCGGAGGGGCGGGCTCCGGTGTCACGTCCGTCCCGGGCGGAGGGTCGGGCTCCGGTGTCACGTCCGTCCCGGGCAGCGGGTCGGGCTCGGGAGGAGGGGCGGGCTCGGATGTCACACCCGTCCCCGGCGGAGAGACGGGCTCGCGGGTCGCGTTCGCGCAGGGCGCCGGGCCGGAGGAGCGGCGTGGCGCGGTGGCGTTGCGGATCATGGGGAACGTTCCCGACGACCCGGAGCAGACCCGCCGCACGGGCCGGGCGGCCAACCGGGCCGGGCTGGCCGCGTCCGCCGCGCTGCTGGTGAGTGCGGCCGTGCTGGTCAGCGTGGTGGTGCCGGGCCTGCGCAAGGACGAGCCCTCGCAGGCCGCCGCCGTGCCGACCGTGGTCACCGTCGGACCGGCCGATGCCGAGCCCGAGCCCGAACGGTCGGACGGCATCGCCACCCAGGAGAACCGGGAGGCGCCGGAGGCCGAACGCTCCTCCGACCCGCCCGCGCGCACGTCCGTCGGCGTCCGGGTCCCGGCGCTGGAAGGGCTGGACCGGGCCGCGGCCACGGCCGCGCTCAAGCGGGCCGGGCTGGTGGCCGGCGCCGTCACCCAGGTCGGCTCCCGCCAGCGCGTCGGCCGGGTGCTGGACAGCCGGCCCGCCGCCGGCGCCTCGGTGGCCAGGGGCAGCGCGGTCACCCTGCGCGTCTCGGCCGGGCTGGCCGTCCCCGCCGTCGCCGGCCTCCAGCGCGCGGCCGCCGAGAGCGCCCTGCGCGCCGCCGGGCTCGCCGTGGGCGGGGTCGGCACCACCTGCTCCGCCAAGCCGGACGGTCAGGTCCTGTCGAGCAAGCCCGGGGCGGGCACCAGGGTCTCCGGCGGCGCGAAGGTGGCGCTCGTCGTGTCGCGCCACGGCGCCATCGTGCCCGCGGTCGTGGGCCGCCTCGGGCCGGCGGCCCGCGCCGCGCTCCGCGCCGCCGGATTCACCGTGACCATGCAGAGGCGGGTCGTGGCCGAGGACGCGCAGGTCGGCACCGTACTGGCCCAGAGCGTCGCGGCCGGCGCCTGCGCCGCGCCGGGCGGCGGCGTGGTGATCACGGTCGGCGTAGCCGGCCAGAGCGAGCCTGACCCCACGGAACCCTCCGAACCCCCCGTCACGGAGACTCCCCAGCCCACCCCGACCGAGCCGTGA
- a CDS encoding LLM class F420-dependent oxidoreductase — protein MRLGVTMFTTDRAMPVHELARAAEERGFASLYVPEHTHIPISRRTPPPAGQEELPEEYKRTFDPLVALSYAAAVTSRLRVGTGILLAAQRDPIVTAKAVATLDHLSGGRVVLGVGFGWNADEMADHGVPYRERREVAREHVLAMRALWRDEVAAFDGAHTRFEPSWAWPKPVSGPPVHIGGAAGPKLFAHVAEYADGWMPIGGRGVKAALPALREACEKAGRPMARVIPFGTLPTREKLDYYAGLGIDETVASLPSAPADVVLPVLDAYARLI, from the coding sequence ATGCGGCTCGGGGTCACGATGTTCACCACCGACCGGGCCATGCCGGTTCACGAGCTCGCCCGGGCCGCCGAGGAGCGCGGGTTCGCCTCGCTCTACGTGCCCGAGCACACCCACATCCCGATCTCCCGGCGCACGCCGCCGCCGGCGGGGCAGGAGGAACTTCCCGAGGAGTACAAGCGCACGTTCGACCCGCTGGTCGCGCTCTCCTACGCCGCCGCCGTCACCTCGCGGCTGCGGGTCGGCACCGGCATCCTGCTCGCCGCCCAGCGCGACCCCATCGTCACCGCCAAGGCCGTCGCCACCCTCGACCACCTCTCCGGCGGGCGCGTGGTGCTCGGCGTCGGCTTCGGGTGGAACGCCGACGAGATGGCCGATCACGGCGTGCCCTACCGGGAGCGGCGCGAGGTGGCGCGCGAGCACGTGCTGGCGATGCGCGCCCTGTGGCGCGACGAGGTGGCCGCCTTCGACGGCGCCCACACGCGCTTCGAGCCGTCGTGGGCGTGGCCCAAGCCGGTGTCCGGGCCGCCCGTCCACATCGGCGGGGCGGCCGGGCCGAAACTGTTCGCGCACGTCGCCGAGTACGCCGACGGCTGGATGCCGATCGGCGGCCGGGGCGTCAAGGCCGCGCTGCCCGCCCTGCGGGAGGCGTGCGAGAAGGCCGGGCGGCCGATGGCCCGCGTGATCCCGTTCGGGACGCTGCCGACGAGGGAGAAGCTCGACTACTACGCCGGACTCGGGATCGACGAGACCGTCGCCAGCCTGCCGAGCGCCCCGGCCGACGTGGTGCTGCCCGTGCTCGACGCGTACGCCCGGCTGATCTGA